In Alkalihalobacillus sp. FSL W8-0930, a single window of DNA contains:
- a CDS encoding serine hydrolase domain-containing protein — protein MNKDLYEEFATSLISTHQTPAAIIALNNQRYEGSFGFRNQEKQLPVTTDTIFGIGSITKSMTSIAILQLQEIGKVSVHDTIKTYIPEITFEGSDDITLHHLLTHTSGIPPLNTLFYANKESMEKDGSFELQIKMGVPLDREQKSIDHYEDLIAYLNKIEFSALDQPGHSFSYSNDGYALLGMIIERVSELSYEVYIEKNIFEPLGMKNSFFHLDRIDEQAACLYSVDPFTATVEPSPVWWDAPPMRPAGYAKSTVHDMLRFGDVFLKEGNGILTSESITMLTSKHIEVERGVYYGYGLLIIPDYFGKTLITHGGSIKGASAQFAVLPDSDIAAICLTNIAGAPAEALLKGAMQCEMDIKPDQATFTYEDYVLSEADRQAIIGTYESSEGLAIKVYEKDAILTVEFQGNEIPHRSVSNRAVTITMQGTEFLLQFTDDRLHFGFRQLLKNEE, from the coding sequence ATGAATAAAGATCTCTACGAAGAGTTTGCTACATCACTTATAAGCACTCATCAAACCCCAGCAGCAATCATTGCTTTAAACAACCAACGTTACGAAGGAAGCTTTGGCTTTCGTAATCAGGAAAAGCAGTTGCCTGTTACAACAGACACGATCTTCGGTATTGGCAGTATCACAAAGTCAATGACAAGTATAGCAATCCTTCAACTACAAGAAATTGGTAAAGTTTCTGTGCATGACACCATTAAAACATACATACCCGAAATCACTTTTGAAGGTAGTGATGATATCACACTTCATCATTTACTGACCCATACGTCCGGTATTCCACCTTTAAATACACTATTTTATGCTAATAAGGAGTCGATGGAGAAAGATGGTTCCTTCGAGTTACAGATTAAGATGGGAGTCCCCCTTGACCGTGAGCAAAAGAGCATTGATCATTACGAGGATCTTATTGCCTATCTGAATAAAATTGAATTCTCTGCACTTGACCAGCCTGGACATTCATTTAGCTATTCAAACGACGGCTACGCTTTACTGGGTATGATCATCGAACGTGTTAGTGAGTTATCATACGAGGTATATATAGAGAAAAACATCTTTGAGCCATTAGGGATGAAAAATAGTTTCTTTCACCTTGATCGTATTGATGAGCAGGCAGCTTGCTTGTACAGTGTGGATCCATTTACCGCAACGGTTGAACCCTCACCTGTTTGGTGGGATGCCCCTCCTATGAGGCCAGCGGGTTACGCAAAGTCAACGGTACATGATATGCTCCGTTTCGGGGATGTTTTTCTAAAAGAAGGGAATGGCATTTTAACGTCAGAAAGCATTACTATGTTAACCTCCAAACATATTGAAGTAGAGCGTGGTGTGTATTACGGTTATGGGCTACTCATCATACCTGATTACTTCGGTAAAACGCTCATTACTCATGGGGGGAGTATTAAGGGTGCATCAGCACAATTTGCCGTATTACCTGATAGTGATATAGCAGCTATTTGTTTAACAAATATTGCAGGTGCTCCTGCTGAGGCTCTTCTAAAAGGGGCTATGCAATGTGAAATGGATATTAAACCGGATCAGGCCACATTCACGTATGAAGACTATGTGCTCTCTGAGGCAGATCGTCAGGCGATCATCGGTACATACGAGTCTAGTGAGGGTCTAGCGATTAAAGTTTATGAAAAAGACGCTATCCTTACTGTGGAATTCCAAGGTAATGAGATTCCACACCGTTCAGTCAGCAATAGGGCTGTCACGATTACCATGCAAGGCACTGAGTTCTTGCTACAGTTTACAGATGATCGCCTTCATTTTGGGTTTAGACAACTCTTAAAAAATGAAGAATGA
- a CDS encoding helix-turn-helix domain-containing protein encodes MNRKRMTHEERKVETRKMLLEAAAEVFAQLGFHGASVDKIAEFAGYSKGAVYANFNSKEELFLALLEEKMKSDVDTIHQAMEQDQSVDQFIKKIDYFFDLERQTNKVWSILNMEFLLYAMRQESVREKWTAMIVDSVEQLSDGIEEMMKTDDRLKIQSSEELAWTILSLGNGMATLHYIAEDRVPLNLYGKALQNMFKPF; translated from the coding sequence ATGAATAGAAAAAGAATGACTCATGAGGAGCGAAAAGTAGAAACGCGGAAGATGCTTCTGGAGGCAGCGGCGGAAGTTTTTGCTCAATTAGGATTTCATGGGGCATCAGTCGATAAAATTGCGGAATTTGCAGGATATAGCAAAGGAGCCGTCTACGCCAACTTTAATTCAAAAGAAGAACTGTTCCTAGCCTTATTAGAAGAGAAAATGAAAAGTGATGTAGATACGATTCATCAAGCTATGGAACAAGACCAATCCGTGGATCAATTCATTAAAAAAATAGATTATTTTTTTGACTTAGAGAGACAAACGAACAAAGTGTGGAGCATCCTTAACATGGAATTTCTTTTATATGCCATGCGTCAAGAATCTGTACGAGAAAAATGGACAGCCATGATAGTAGATTCGGTCGAACAACTTTCAGATGGAATTGAAGAAATGATGAAGACGGATGATCGTCTAAAAATACAATCTTCTGAAGAACTTGCATGGACCATTTTATCTTTAGGAAATGGAATGGCCACTCTTCATTATATTGCCGAAGATCGTGTCCCTCTTAACTTGTATGGTAAAGCATTGCAGAACATGTTTAAGCCTTTCTAG
- a CDS encoding aspartate kinase: MKVAKFGGSSVASAVQIRKVAAIIAEDTERKIVVVSAPGKRDKHDSKVTDLLIELGELSLSTGEAEEQLQAVIERYRLIADDLKVDREVISVIEADLRERLETNRDKPGVFMDAIKASGEDNNAKLIAAFLKSEGMNAIYLNPKDAGLLVSDEPGNAQVLPEAYEHLIKLRDREEVIVFPGFFGYSPEGTLVTFPRGGSDITGAILAAGTQAELYENFTDVDSVYAANPTVVENPVEIKRMTYREMRELSYAGFSVFHDEALIPAFRNGIPVCVKNTNNPSSSGTMIIAEREYFFNPVIGIAADDGFSTIYVRKYLMNREVGFGRRLLQILEDDGLSYEHIPSGIDDTSVILREHQLTPDIEKRIIERIKNELHADDVYIEKDFSMVMIVGEGMHNTVGVSARATQALARAHVNIEMINQGSSEVSLVLGVHQEDADRAVQALYEEFFGASDGTIQ; the protein is encoded by the coding sequence ATGAAGGTTGCAAAATTTGGGGGATCGTCTGTAGCGAGTGCGGTGCAAATCCGTAAAGTTGCAGCAATTATCGCAGAAGATACAGAAAGAAAAATTGTCGTCGTATCAGCTCCGGGAAAACGTGACAAACATGACTCAAAAGTAACGGATCTGTTAATTGAATTAGGTGAGCTAAGCCTTTCAACGGGTGAGGCTGAGGAGCAACTACAAGCCGTTATAGAACGCTATCGTTTGATTGCTGATGACTTAAAGGTCGATCGTGAAGTCATTAGTGTAATAGAAGCGGACTTACGCGAGCGTCTTGAAACGAACAGAGATAAGCCTGGTGTATTTATGGACGCAATCAAAGCAAGTGGAGAAGATAATAATGCGAAATTAATCGCAGCTTTCTTAAAGAGCGAAGGTATGAATGCGATTTATTTAAATCCTAAGGACGCGGGGCTGCTTGTGAGTGATGAGCCTGGAAATGCTCAAGTATTACCTGAAGCCTACGAGCATTTAATTAAATTGCGTGATCGTGAAGAAGTGATTGTGTTTCCTGGATTTTTTGGGTATTCACCAGAAGGCACTCTTGTGACATTCCCGCGCGGAGGCTCGGATATTACAGGTGCCATTTTAGCTGCTGGAACGCAAGCTGAGTTGTATGAAAACTTTACCGATGTCGATTCTGTCTACGCAGCCAATCCAACAGTTGTTGAAAATCCGGTAGAAATTAAGCGTATGACATATCGTGAAATGCGTGAGCTTTCTTATGCGGGATTCTCTGTTTTTCATGATGAAGCCTTGATTCCTGCCTTCCGAAATGGGATCCCTGTCTGTGTGAAAAACACAAACAATCCATCTTCTTCAGGAACGATGATTATTGCGGAGCGAGAATATTTCTTTAATCCAGTGATTGGTATTGCTGCAGATGACGGATTCTCTACTATTTATGTACGAAAATACTTAATGAACCGAGAAGTTGGATTCGGTCGTCGTCTTCTACAAATTCTTGAAGATGATGGCTTGTCATATGAACATATTCCTTCTGGTATTGATGATACGTCTGTTATTTTACGAGAACATCAATTAACGCCAGATATTGAAAAACGAATAATCGAACGGATTAAGAACGAGCTTCATGCTGATGATGTCTACATTGAGAAGGATTTTTCAATGGTCATGATCGTTGGAGAAGGGATGCACAACACAGTTGGTGTATCAGCGCGTGCAACCCAGGCGCTGGCTCGTGCACATGTGAATATTGAGATGATTAACCAAGGTTCATCTGAGGTTAGTTTAGTGTTAGGAGTTCATCAAGAGGACGCTGATCGTGCAGTGCAGGCACTCTACGAAGAGTTTTTCGGTGCATCAGACGGAACAATTCAATAA
- a CDS encoding ion transporter translates to MTTLKLYQSRLDRFVENKWFTGTIITLIIINAIIVGMETSPSLYKTYQPLFAFADKTLLYLFTIEIILRFLAVPPKTFFSKGWNWFDFIIVGMGHLFAGAHFVTVLRILRVLRILRAISVIPSLRRLVDALILTIPSMGNIFVLMSIFFYIYAVIGTMLFSSVAPDYFGSLPVSLMTLFQIVTLDSWASGIMSSILEIYKWSWIYFISFVLLGTFIIFNLFIGVIVNNVEKANEDDEKQANGEQPTMSELKQELDEIKRLLKERS, encoded by the coding sequence ATGACCACACTCAAACTCTATCAATCTCGTTTAGATCGGTTCGTTGAAAACAAATGGTTCACTGGAACAATCATCACGTTGATCATCATTAATGCCATTATTGTAGGAATGGAAACATCCCCCTCTCTTTATAAAACCTATCAACCACTTTTTGCATTCGCTGATAAAACATTGCTGTATTTGTTCACTATTGAAATTATTTTGCGTTTTTTAGCCGTTCCTCCAAAAACATTCTTTTCAAAAGGATGGAATTGGTTTGATTTTATCATTGTAGGTATGGGACATTTATTTGCGGGGGCACATTTTGTAACGGTCTTAAGGATTTTACGAGTGCTACGTATACTTCGAGCTATATCCGTAATCCCTTCCCTCCGTCGCTTGGTTGACGCGTTAATCTTAACCATTCCGTCGATGGGAAACATCTTTGTATTAATGTCAATTTTCTTTTATATCTACGCGGTGATTGGAACGATGCTGTTCTCATCTGTCGCCCCTGATTACTTTGGAAGCCTGCCCGTTTCATTAATGACTTTGTTCCAAATTGTTACATTAGATTCTTGGGCAAGTGGGATTATGTCATCTATTCTCGAAATTTATAAGTGGTCATGGATTTACTTTATCTCATTTGTGCTACTCGGTACGTTTATTATCTTTAACTTATTCATTGGGGTTATTGTGAACAACGTAGAAAAAGCTAACGAAGATGATGAGAAGCAAGCAAACGGAGAGCAGCCAACAATGTCTGAATTAAAGCAAGAGCTTGATGAGATTAAGCGTTTGTTGAAGGAAAGATCATAA
- the proC gene encoding pyrroline-5-carboxylate reductase — MNINKSITFLGAGSMAEAIIGGLITRRIVSPRMITVANLQDQDRLDYIKNTYSVEIESDRLQAIKGSDIIVLAMKPKNVHDAISHIREHVTSSQLIVSVIAGIPTTLIEEELGSTNPVIRTMPNTSAKVGESASAICPGEYATDADLLTVEALFKAIGTVSIVDEAQMDAVTGVAGSGPAYFYYMVEAMEKAAQEAGLSEQQARELITQTVVGVGKRLQQTSKTPKELYKEVMSPGGTTEAGINELSSHATQEILQNAIGKAVKRSTELGSAYTPTNHSS; from the coding sequence ATGAATATCAATAAGTCTATTACGTTTCTAGGTGCTGGTTCGATGGCAGAAGCAATTATTGGCGGCTTAATTACACGTCGAATTGTCTCTCCTCGCATGATTACTGTAGCGAATTTGCAGGACCAGGACCGACTTGATTACATTAAAAACACATACTCCGTAGAAATAGAATCTGATCGCTTGCAGGCCATTAAAGGGTCAGACATCATCGTGCTTGCGATGAAACCGAAGAATGTGCACGACGCGATCTCTCACATTAGGGAGCATGTGACTAGTTCACAGCTCATTGTTTCTGTAATTGCAGGGATTCCTACAACCCTGATTGAAGAAGAGCTTGGATCAACAAATCCAGTGATTCGAACGATGCCAAACACATCTGCAAAAGTTGGTGAATCTGCTTCTGCTATTTGTCCTGGCGAGTATGCAACAGATGCTGACTTACTCACCGTCGAGGCGTTATTTAAAGCGATCGGTACAGTCTCAATTGTTGATGAAGCACAAATGGATGCCGTGACAGGTGTTGCTGGTAGTGGCCCTGCTTACTTCTATTACATGGTTGAGGCCATGGAAAAAGCAGCCCAAGAGGCTGGGCTTTCGGAGCAACAAGCACGAGAGTTAATTACACAAACAGTGGTTGGAGTAGGAAAGCGACTTCAACAAACAAGTAAAACGCCTAAGGAATTATATAAAGAAGTGATGAGTCCTGGCGGCACAACCGAAGCAGGCATTAATGAATTATCCTCTCACGCTACACAAGAAATCCTGCAGAATGCTATCGGTAAAGCTGTAAAGCGTTCAACAGAACTTGGTTCGGCATACACACCAACCAACCATTCATCCTAA
- a CDS encoding glutamate-5-semialdehyde dehydrogenase: protein MSEIIGKAKRAKDITYHLASLTTTQKNEALYTMAQALEAESDAILTANALDVESGQAAGQTKTLLDRLTLTDSRIKDMADGLRQVAELTDPIGETIQTIDRPNGLRIEKKRVPLGVIGIIYEARPNVTVDAAGLCLKTGNAVILRGSSTAIHSNRQIVQCLQAALANAGLPKEAIQLIEDTSREAASELFTLNEYLDVLIPRGGASLIKTVVEKASVPVLETGVGNCHVFIDESADVEMARSIAINAKTQRPSVCNAAETLLIHRTWAKNHLPALLSDLHEHGVELFGDEELLKWDSQATIAGEHDWAEEYLDLKVAVKLVNSTEEAMAHIRTYGTKHSEAIVSETEEHVLTFLNGVDAAAVYHNASTRFTDGFEFGFGAEIGISTQKLHARGPMGLEALTSTKFMIFGEGQIKP, encoded by the coding sequence ATGAGTGAAATCATAGGGAAAGCTAAACGTGCAAAGGACATTACGTATCACCTAGCAAGCTTAACAACAACACAAAAAAATGAAGCATTATACACGATGGCTCAAGCCCTTGAAGCTGAGAGCGATGCCATTCTAACAGCGAATGCGCTTGATGTAGAGAGCGGGCAGGCGGCCGGTCAAACCAAAACCTTACTTGACCGACTAACGTTAACTGATTCCAGAATCAAAGATATGGCCGACGGACTAAGACAAGTCGCTGAGCTGACAGATCCAATTGGAGAAACCATTCAAACAATCGATCGTCCAAATGGATTACGTATTGAAAAAAAACGAGTTCCTCTTGGTGTAATCGGCATTATCTATGAAGCCCGCCCAAATGTAACCGTTGATGCAGCAGGTCTTTGCTTAAAAACCGGTAATGCGGTCATTTTACGGGGAAGCAGTACAGCAATTCATTCGAATCGTCAAATTGTTCAATGTCTACAAGCAGCACTTGCTAATGCAGGTCTACCAAAGGAAGCGATTCAATTAATTGAAGATACAAGCCGAGAAGCAGCATCTGAATTGTTTACATTAAATGAATATCTTGATGTTCTAATCCCCCGGGGCGGCGCATCATTAATTAAAACAGTTGTCGAAAAAGCATCTGTTCCTGTTCTCGAAACAGGCGTTGGAAACTGTCACGTATTTATTGATGAATCGGCCGATGTAGAGATGGCTCGCTCTATCGCCATCAACGCCAAAACTCAACGTCCTTCCGTTTGTAATGCAGCCGAAACGTTGCTAATTCATCGCACATGGGCCAAAAACCATTTACCTGCCCTTCTTTCTGATTTGCATGAACATGGCGTTGAACTGTTTGGTGATGAAGAGCTTCTGAAATGGGACTCTCAAGCAACGATCGCAGGCGAACATGATTGGGCTGAGGAATACCTTGATTTAAAAGTAGCGGTTAAACTCGTTAACTCAACAGAAGAAGCAATGGCTCACATTCGTACGTATGGAACAAAGCATTCCGAGGCGATTGTAAGTGAAACAGAAGAGCATGTGCTCACGTTCTTAAACGGCGTCGATGCAGCGGCTGTCTATCACAACGCGTCCACTCGTTTTACTGATGGCTTTGAATTTGGGTTCGGTGCTGAAATCGGGATAAGTACTCAGAAGCTTCACGCACGTGGTCCAATGGGACTGGAAGCTTTAACATCAACAAAATTTATGATCTTTGGTGAAGGTCAGATTAAACCATAA
- the proB gene encoding glutamate 5-kinase has translation MGRQRIVVKIGSSSLTEANGSLSTLKLTEHVGALAALKSEGHDVILISSGAVAAGFPSLGYPVRPVTLSGKQAAAAVGQGLLMQGYTEQFAPYGLTPAQLLLTRDDFSDHARFGNANRTITELLKRGCIPIINENDSTSVEELTFGDNDMLSALVAGFVHADMLIILTDVNGIYSDNPNKNPDATRFDHLPEVTEELLNLSGESGTTVGTGGMKSKITAAQTALSLGVNTFIGKGEGHEKLLTILNGNGDGTYLGSFSNHTVMPTTKQWISLHSHANGSIVIDQGAEQALLIKGKSLLPAGVLSVHGTFSSDEVIHVYNQQGTIVGKGRTNVSSKELSQVLGLDSARAQQITKKTRKEIIHRDQWVASNWKESCHHE, from the coding sequence ATGGGTCGGCAACGAATTGTTGTAAAGATTGGAAGTAGTTCATTAACGGAAGCAAATGGCTCTCTTAGTACACTGAAGCTGACAGAGCATGTAGGAGCACTTGCTGCATTAAAAAGTGAGGGCCATGATGTGATTCTCATCTCATCAGGTGCTGTCGCAGCAGGGTTCCCGTCACTTGGCTATCCGGTCCGACCCGTGACGCTATCAGGAAAACAAGCAGCTGCAGCCGTTGGTCAAGGCCTCTTGATGCAAGGGTACACGGAACAATTTGCACCATACGGCTTGACCCCCGCTCAGCTGTTGCTCACACGAGATGATTTTTCAGATCACGCCAGATTTGGTAATGCCAATCGAACCATCACTGAATTATTAAAAAGAGGCTGTATCCCGATCATTAATGAAAATGATTCAACGAGTGTAGAGGAACTGACTTTTGGCGACAACGATATGCTTTCTGCCCTTGTGGCTGGTTTTGTTCACGCAGATATGCTGATCATTTTAACGGATGTGAACGGCATTTATTCAGACAATCCAAATAAGAACCCAGATGCAACGCGCTTTGATCATCTTCCTGAGGTCACCGAGGAATTATTGAACTTGTCGGGTGAATCTGGAACAACGGTTGGCACTGGTGGAATGAAATCTAAGATCACAGCAGCACAGACCGCCCTCTCTCTAGGAGTAAACACGTTCATTGGAAAAGGTGAGGGTCACGAAAAACTGTTGACGATTCTTAATGGAAACGGAGATGGAACGTATCTTGGGAGTTTTTCCAATCACACCGTCATGCCTACAACAAAGCAATGGATTTCCCTCCATTCTCATGCAAATGGTTCTATTGTGATTGACCAGGGCGCCGAGCAAGCTCTTCTTATTAAAGGAAAAAGTCTGTTGCCAGCAGGCGTCCTATCGGTGCATGGTACCTTCTCTTCTGACGAGGTCATCCATGTTTATAATCAGCAAGGCACGATTGTCGGTAAAGGCCGAACAAACGTATCATCAAAAGAGCTATCACAAGTACTCGGACTTGATAGCGCACGTGCACAACAAATTACAAAAAAAACAAGAAAAGAAATTATCCATCGAGATCAATGGGTAGCTTCTAATTGGAAGGAGTCCTGTCATCATGAGTGA
- the asnB gene encoding asparagine synthase (glutamine-hydrolyzing): MCGITGWIDWRKDMRKETAALHKMATTLNRRGPDDLNIWTSTHAGFGHARLVVVDPAGGIQPMTRTVNNKEYTLVYNGELYNTEEIRSELLRQGHTFLGHSDTEVLLKSYIEWGSGCLEKFNGIFAFAIWNEQDQSLFMARDRLGVKPLFYSVLHGALIFGSELKALLANPKLDAVVDREGLADVMGLAPSRTPGQGIYKNISELRPGHMLIYDRNGAKVSRYWSLKSTEHKEDAEETAAHIRELLTDTVKRQLFADVPVGMFLSGGLDSSALTALAADIYKQEGRGSIRSYSIDYDENDKYFKSSAFQPNSDAPWIKKVSDVLKTDHTNAIISIDTLAEQLKEAVKVRDLPGMADVDSSLLWFCKEIKKDVTVGLSGECADEIFGGYPWFHQPEIMNIDGFPWMRSIDEREDLLNDSWKSKLKLKDYVQSQYRKTINETPRFAGDSKEEARRREISYLNIIWFMTNLLDRKDRMSMGASLEVRVPFSDHRLVEYVWNIPWEMKRYGGKEKGILRKAMEGVLPDEVLYRKKSPYPKTHHPKYAETVKHLMDDVLKQKDAPLFEFVNKDKLKAINETGGFDTGTPYFGQLMAGPQLLAHFVQMDYWLNEYNVKIEDK; this comes from the coding sequence ATGTGCGGCATTACAGGGTGGATAGATTGGCGGAAAGATATGCGGAAAGAGACAGCTGCCCTTCATAAGATGGCAACAACTCTAAATCGCAGAGGTCCTGATGACTTGAATATATGGACTTCAACTCATGCTGGATTTGGTCATGCGCGGTTAGTTGTAGTTGATCCAGCAGGTGGTATTCAACCGATGACAAGAACCGTAAATAATAAAGAGTACACACTTGTTTATAATGGAGAGCTTTATAACACAGAAGAAATTCGCAGCGAGCTACTAAGACAGGGTCATACCTTTTTAGGGCATTCTGATACCGAAGTTCTCCTTAAATCGTATATTGAATGGGGAAGCGGATGTCTAGAGAAGTTTAACGGCATCTTTGCTTTTGCCATTTGGAATGAGCAAGATCAAAGCTTGTTTATGGCAAGAGATCGCTTAGGTGTGAAGCCATTATTTTATTCTGTCCTACATGGTGCGTTAATTTTTGGTTCAGAGCTAAAAGCCTTACTTGCTAATCCAAAGCTTGATGCAGTCGTTGATCGTGAGGGGCTTGCTGATGTGATGGGGCTTGCACCATCACGTACACCTGGGCAAGGCATTTACAAAAACATCTCCGAGCTCAGACCGGGTCATATGTTGATTTATGACCGGAACGGAGCAAAAGTGAGTCGTTATTGGTCTCTTAAAAGCACCGAGCACAAAGAGGATGCAGAAGAGACAGCCGCTCATATTCGTGAGCTTTTAACCGATACGGTAAAAAGACAATTGTTTGCTGATGTTCCTGTAGGGATGTTCCTTTCAGGAGGACTGGATTCAAGCGCACTAACAGCACTTGCTGCCGATATCTATAAACAAGAAGGAAGAGGATCAATCCGAAGCTATTCCATCGATTACGATGAAAATGATAAATACTTTAAGTCAAGTGCATTCCAACCGAATTCAGACGCCCCGTGGATTAAGAAAGTATCAGACGTCTTAAAAACGGATCATACAAATGCTATTATTTCCATTGATACATTAGCGGAGCAGTTAAAAGAAGCCGTAAAGGTTCGCGACCTGCCAGGAATGGCTGATGTCGATTCCTCCTTACTTTGGTTCTGTAAAGAAATTAAGAAGGATGTAACCGTTGGCCTATCAGGAGAATGTGCAGACGAAATCTTTGGCGGGTACCCGTGGTTTCATCAACCAGAAATTATGAATATCGATGGTTTCCCTTGGATGCGGTCGATTGACGAACGAGAAGATCTCCTTAATGATTCGTGGAAGTCTAAATTAAAGCTAAAAGATTATGTTCAAAGCCAATACCGCAAAACCATTAACGAAACACCACGGTTTGCTGGTGACTCAAAGGAAGAAGCAAGACGACGAGAAATCTCATACTTAAATATTATTTGGTTTATGACAAATTTATTAGATCGTAAAGATCGTATGAGCATGGGAGCAAGCCTTGAGGTACGTGTACCTTTCTCAGATCACCGACTCGTTGAATACGTCTGGAATATCCCTTGGGAAATGAAGCGTTACGGAGGCAAAGAAAAAGGAATACTCCGTAAAGCAATGGAAGGCGTTCTCCCGGATGAAGTTCTTTATCGGAAGAAAAGCCCTTACCCTAAAACACACCATCCAAAGTACGCAGAAACGGTTAAACACCTAATGGATGACGTTCTAAAGCAAAAAGACGCTCCATTGTTTGAGTTTGTAAACAAAGACAAACTCAAAGCCATTAACGAAACAGGTGGCTTTGATACAGGAACGCCATACTTCGGGCAACTCATGGCTGGACCACAGCTTCTCGCTCACTTCGTGCAGATGGATTATTGGTTGAATGAATACAATGTGAAAATAGAAGATAAGTAG
- a CDS encoding DUF3885 domain-containing protein — protein MDVDYTIPNNPYIQGCYRRAITLFEVLHQEDDDIFVLIDVHTISGFRQLKRRLKNFHPYVEKSLLYSLKHEVLSLYPEEEEDCIETHRFTLSCKAGELRHVNLLKAICNQDFGLTPNQSNRVYFINQRTKTIFHVYDDRGCDLIAASALDIKDIYKRFNDWILDYDREEIDEVFNGV, from the coding sequence ATGGATGTTGATTATACCATTCCCAATAACCCTTATATACAGGGATGTTATAGACGAGCCATTACACTTTTTGAAGTGTTACATCAAGAGGATGATGATATCTTTGTTTTAATTGATGTACATACTATTTCTGGCTTTCGTCAATTAAAAAGAAGGCTAAAGAACTTTCATCCATATGTAGAAAAAAGTCTCTTGTATTCGTTAAAGCATGAGGTTCTTTCGCTTTATCCAGAAGAGGAAGAAGATTGTATAGAGACACATCGCTTTACTTTATCTTGTAAAGCTGGAGAGCTACGTCATGTTAACCTGTTAAAAGCGATTTGTAACCAAGACTTTGGGCTAACCCCAAATCAGTCTAATAGAGTATATTTTATTAACCAAAGAACTAAGACCATCTTCCACGTATATGACGATCGAGGCTGCGATCTAATTGCAGCATCTGCCCTGGATATAAAGGACATATACAAAAGATTTAATGACTGGATTTTAGATTATGACCGGGAAGAAATAGATGAAGTTTTTAATGGTGTTTAA
- a CDS encoding YncE family protein, whose translation MKRKWFGLTMIFSVLLFAGCNDQAIDIPDSEKPVMYITHAKEATLSFLNTEQNIEIGSTELPYVLTDLIKLSDESFVGINSSDARIQELDLKSGKARTFMELDAGMSKLAYDSSSDILYISNLKENRIDVVDVKAESKKSTFQLDSAPKELKLGENGLLYVLTTEEDEVIIYDPITDQIHSHFSVNASPAGMYKSTEDVWLGGHGSNGELNRNVYAYDPKTGEQTAEVEVGLMPIAITDGERPDELFVLCHGDHSLYKINTETQEVVGKVEVGQNPNDVKRVENTLYVANFDSDSISIIDATDLTLMKTVPVAQGPYFLLSEVDS comes from the coding sequence GTGAAACGTAAGTGGTTCGGTTTAACAATGATCTTTAGCGTACTTCTATTTGCAGGCTGTAACGATCAAGCCATTGACATACCTGATTCTGAGAAACCTGTTATGTATATTACACACGCGAAGGAAGCAACCCTTTCTTTTTTAAATACTGAGCAAAATATAGAGATTGGATCAACGGAACTTCCTTATGTTCTAACGGATCTAATCAAGCTTTCAGACGAATCATTTGTTGGGATTAACTCGAGTGACGCTCGAATTCAAGAGTTGGATCTGAAGTCGGGTAAGGCACGAACATTTATGGAGCTTGACGCAGGTATGAGTAAACTTGCGTATGACTCTTCATCGGACATCCTGTATATTTCAAACCTTAAGGAGAATCGCATCGATGTAGTTGATGTAAAGGCGGAAAGTAAGAAATCCACTTTTCAGCTGGATTCTGCTCCTAAAGAGCTAAAGCTAGGAGAAAACGGGCTCCTTTATGTGTTAACAACGGAAGAAGATGAGGTCATTATTTATGATCCCATTACGGATCAGATCCATTCTCATTTTTCTGTAAATGCGAGTCCGGCAGGCATGTATAAAAGCACAGAAGATGTTTGGCTGGGTGGACACGGTTCGAATGGTGAATTGAATCGAAATGTCTATGCGTATGATCCGAAGACTGGTGAACAAACAGCGGAAGTTGAGGTAGGGCTTATGCCAATAGCGATCACAGACGGCGAGCGACCAGACGAGCTTTTTGTTTTATGTCATGGCGACCATTCGCTATATAAGATCAATACAGAAACTCAAGAGGTTGTTGGTAAAGTAGAAGTGGGTCAGAACCCAAATGATGTGAAAAGGGTTGAAAACACGCTCTATGTTGCTAATTTTGATAGTGATAGCATTTCAATTATAGATGCGACTGATTTAACATTAATGAAGACTGTGCCTGTTGCCCAGGGGCCGTATTTTCTGTTATCGGAGGTAGATTCATAA